The following are from one region of the Rhinoraja longicauda isolate Sanriku21f chromosome 11, sRhiLon1.1, whole genome shotgun sequence genome:
- the angptl3 gene encoding angiopoietin-related protein 3: MYFTAFLILSLSSYSVQMQVDYSGSKPSSGVAMLDDVRILANGLLQLGHGVKDFVQKTKDQVKEIFEKISIFDRSFTELSKETNGIKLDEQKLKNHTAILQAKNDELKIISLDIREKLNGIVENQTVLEIKVEGLEDKLYKLNEIKSEILEIKKIPSLKVLIEEQNKNIKSLINTLHNQQSHLDKQKLQIQKLDEK; the protein is encoded by the exons TCATTTTATCACTGTCCAGTTACTCTGTCCAGATGCAAGTTGACTATTCTGGTTCAAAACCTTCTTCTGGGGTTGCAATGCTGGATGATGTGAGGATTTTAGCCAATGGGCTGCTTCAGTTGGGACATGGTGTGAAAGACTTTGTCCAGAAAACTAAAGATCAAGTGAAGGAAATATTTGAAAAAATAAGCATTTTTGACAGATCCTTCACTGAACTCTCAAAGGAAACCAACGGGATCAAACTTGATGAGCAGAAGCTGAAAAACCACACTGCAATTCTGCAAGCTAAAAATGATGAGCTGAAAATTATATCGCTTGATATCAGAGAAAAATTAAATGGCATCGTGGAGAATCAAACTGTTCTAGAAATAAAAGTCGAAGGTCTAGAAGACAAATTATACAAACTGAATGAAATCAAATCAGAAATATTGGAGATAAAGAAGATCCCATCTCTAAAA GTTCTTATTgaagaacaaaacaaaaatatcaaAAGCTTGATCAACACTTTACATAATCAACAGAGTCACCTGGACAAGCAAAAGCTTCAAATACAGAAACTGGATGAAAAGTAG